The Pagrus major chromosome 17, Pma_NU_1.0 genome includes a region encoding these proteins:
- the dcaf13 gene encoding DDB1- and CUL4-associated factor 13, with protein MKVKVLSRNPDDYVRETKYDIQRVPRNYDPTLHPFEVCREYTQALNSTKLDRVFAKPFLASLDGHRDGVNCMAKHTSSLSTLLSGSCDGEVKVWNLTKHECVRTLQAHEGFVRGMVVRHCGTSFFTVGDDKTIKQWKMEAPGYGEEEEPLNTILGKTVFSGLDHHQKDAVFATCGQQVDIWDEQRSSPIRSFTWGVDSFSAVRFNPVETELLASCASDRSIVLYDMRESAPLKKVIMTMRSNTLCWNPMEAYHFTCSNEDYNLYTYDMRYLDRPMTVHMDHVSAVLDVDYSPTGKEFVSASFDKTIRIFPKENGHSREVYHTKRMQHVICIKWSADNKYILSGSDEMNIRLWKANASEKLGVMAPRERQASNYSQKLKEKFQHHPQIRRIARHRHLPKNIFHESKELRIMKEARRRKERNVRKHSKPGAVPVVSEKEKHVVTVVK; from the exons ATGAAAGTTAAAGTCCTCTCGAGGAACCCGGACGATTATGTTCGGGAAACCAAATATGATATTCAGCGTG TCCCTAGAAACTATGACCCAACACTTCATCCATTTGAGGTGTGCAGAGAGTACACCCAGGCTCTGAATTCCACTAAGCTTGACAGGGTGTTTGCCAAGCCTTTCCTGGCCTCTCTGGATGGACACAGAGATGGGGTGAACTGTATGGCCAAGCACACCTCAAGCCTCTCCACCTTGCTCTCTGGCTCCTGCGATGGCGAG GTGAAAGTGTGGAACCTTACCAAACACGAATGCGTCCGCACGCTCCAAGCACATGAAGGTTTTGTCCGGGGAATGGTTGTCCGCCATTGTGGAACATCCTTCTTTACG GTTGGTGACGACAAAACAATCAAGCAATGGAAAATGGAGGCGCCAGGTTacggagaggaagaggagccaCTCAACACTATTCTGGGCAAG ACTGTCTTCTCAGGACTGGACCATCACCAGAAGGATGCTGTGTTTGCAACATGCGGCCAGCAGGTGGACATCTGGGATGAGCAGAGGAGCAGCCCAATCCGGTCTTTTACCTGGGGCGTCGACAGCTTCAGCGCTGTTCGCTTCAACCCTGTGGAG ACGGAACTTCTTGCAAGCTGTGCCTCTGACAGAAGTATAGTACTGTATGACATGAGAGAATCTGCACCACTTAAAAAG gttATTATGACAATGAGGAGCAACACATTATGCTGGAACCCTATGGAAGCCTATCACTTCACATGTTCAAATGAAGACTACAA TCTCTACACATATGACATGAGGTACCTGGACCGGCCAATGACAGTGCACATGGATCATGTCTCTGCAGTGCTGGATGTTGACTATTCTCCCACTGGGAAGGAGTTTGTGTCTGCCAGTTTTGACAAAACTATCCGCATCTTTCCCAAAGAAAATGGTCACAGCAG AGAGGTTTACCACACCAAACGCATGCAGcatgtcatctgcataaagtGGTCAGCAGACAACAAATACATCCTGAGTGGTTCTGACGAAATGAACATCCGACTGTGGAAGGCCAACGCATCTGAGAAGCTCGGAGTG ATGGCCCCGAGAGAGAGGCAGGCCAGCAACTACAGTCAGAAGTTGAAGGAGAAGTTCCAGCACCACCCGCAGATCAGACGCATCGCTCGTCACCGACATCTACCCAAGAACATCTTCCACGAGAGCAAGGAACTGAGGATTATGAAAGAGGCTCGCCGGAGGAA GGAGAGGAACGTCCGCAAGCACAGTAAACCAGGAGCTGTTCCTGTGGTGTCTGAGAAGGAGAAGCATGTTGTGACTGTTGTCAAATAG
- the slc25a32b gene encoding solute carrier family 25 member 32b translates to MSSAPNHGTVNVPETDLSSRPGSAVSIAGHVQQVFSHVKIENLVAGLSGGVVSTVVLHPLDLVKIRFAVSDGLDLRPKYNGILHCMRSVWLQEGLKGLYQGVTPNVWGAGSSWGLYFLFYNAIKGYTKEGRQTELTATEHLLSAAQAGILTLTITNPIWVTKTRLVLQYNADPTSKQYKGMMDALVKIYRHEGVAGLYKGYIPGLFGTSHGALQFMAYEELKRDYNKYKKVPSDAKLNALEYITMAALSKIFAVATTYPYQVVRARLQDQHNRYNGVIDVISRTWRNEGPIGFYKGIIPNLIRVTPACCITFVVYENVSRFLLRQNE, encoded by the exons ATGAGCTCGGCTCCAAATCACGGTACCGTTAACGTGCCAGAGACAGACCTGTCCAGCAGACCTGGTTCTGCCGTCTCAATAGCCGGACATGTCCAGCAGGTCTTCAGTCATGTAAAGATAGAAAACCTGGTGGCGGGACTCAGTGGAGGTGTGGTGTCAACAGTTGTGCTTCACCCTCTGGATCTGGTCAAAATCAGGTTCGCAG TCAGTGATGGATTGGACTTAAGACCTAAGTACAATGGCATATTACACTGTATGAGGAGTGTGTGGCTGCAGGAGGGACTGAAAGGACTCTACCAAGGAGTGACACCCAATGTTTGGGGTGCTGGATCATCTTGGGGTCTCTACTTCTTGTT CTACAATGCAATCAAAGGGTACACAAAGGAGGGTCGTCAAACTGAACTGACCGCCACAGAGCACCTGCTGTCTGCAGCCCAAGCAG GGATCTTAACACTTACCATAACCAACCCAATCTGGGTCACCAAGACCCGGCTGGTGCTGCAATACAATGCTGACCCAACCAGTAAGCAGTACAAGGGGATGATGGATGCTCTGGTCAAGATCTACCGCCATGAGGGAGTGGCAGGACTGTACAAG GGTTATATTCCTGGTCTGTTTGGCACATCTCACGGAGCACTGCAGTTCATGGCTTATGAAGAACTCAAGAGAGACTACAACAAATACAAGAAAGTGCCTTCAGATGCGAAGCTG AATGCGTTGGAATATATCACAATGGCGGCATTATCCAAAATATTTGCTGTGGCCACAACATATCCATATCAGGTGGTGCGAGCTCGTCTGCAAGACCAGCACAACAGATACAATGGAGTTATTGATGTCATCAGTCGGACATGGAG GAACGAAGGCCCCATTGGTTTCTACAAAGGCATCATCCCCAACTTGATTCGCGTCACTCCCGCCTGCTGCATCACCTTTGTAGTTTATGAGAATGTGTCTCGCTTCCTTCTGAGACAAAATGAATGA